One genomic window of Candidatus Neomarinimicrobiota bacterium includes the following:
- a CDS encoding creatininase family protein encodes MRPYLLAESNWKDVRQQEIELVILPWGATEAHNFHLPYATDIIESDHLAAEAARLAYEQGAKIMVLPTIPFGVNTGQTEIMLDINLNPSTLMAVVGDVLDTLDRQGIRKFLIFNSHGGNDFKPVLRELGLQYPDMFLAYTNWFTTLDKGKYFDHTGDHADEMETSLLLHLRPDLVRPLNEAGSGRENKIRLKGVREGWVWTERKWDLATEDTGIGDPRQATVEKGARYFKDVTKKMADIFLEIAKMDLSDLYENQPACNI; translated from the coding sequence ATGCGACCCTATTTGTTGGCAGAAAGCAACTGGAAAGATGTACGGCAACAGGAGATCGAACTGGTCATCCTGCCCTGGGGTGCCACTGAAGCCCATAATTTTCACCTACCTTATGCAACAGATATCATTGAGTCTGACCACCTGGCAGCGGAAGCAGCTCGATTGGCTTACGAGCAGGGAGCCAAAATCATGGTTTTGCCAACCATTCCCTTTGGTGTGAATACTGGCCAAACTGAAATTATGCTGGATATAAATTTGAATCCCAGCACCCTTATGGCTGTCGTAGGTGATGTGCTGGATACCCTTGACCGTCAAGGTATTCGGAAATTCCTGATTTTTAATTCTCATGGTGGCAATGATTTTAAGCCTGTTCTGCGCGAACTAGGCTTGCAATATCCAGATATGTTCTTGGCGTACACCAATTGGTTCACCACACTGGATAAAGGTAAATACTTTGATCATACTGGTGATCATGCTGATGAAATGGAGACATCTCTTCTGTTACATCTGAGGCCAGACCTGGTAAGACCCTTGAATGAAGCGGGTTCTGGACGGGAAAATAAGATTAGACTCAAAGGTGTTAGAGAAGGCTGGGTCTGGACTGAGCGTAAGTGGGATCTGGCTACAGAAGACACCGGGATCGGTGATCCTCGTCAGGCGACAGTAGAAAAAGGTGCTAGATATTTTAAGGATGTGACCAAAAAAATGGCTGACATCTTTCTTGAGATTGCAAAGATGGATCTAAGTGATCTATATGAGAATCAGCCTGCATGTAACATCTGA
- the ssb gene encoding single-stranded DNA-binding protein, with protein MQRNSVNKVLLVGRTGSDADMKYTTKGLAIANISVATTDTRKNGKGEFEDTTEWHRIVLFGKNAEFTENYVKKGALIYVEGRLQTQSWEDKEENRHFRTEIIADKVTMLGSSKKGNGKKEPVAVAEGEEEVPF; from the coding sequence ATGCAACGCAATAGCGTGAACAAAGTGCTATTAGTTGGACGCACCGGCAGCGATGCCGACATGAAGTACACCACCAAGGGATTGGCCATCGCCAACATCAGTGTGGCCACTACAGACACCAGAAAAAACGGAAAAGGAGAATTTGAAGATACAACAGAATGGCATCGTATTGTTCTTTTTGGTAAAAATGCTGAATTTACCGAAAACTATGTCAAGAAGGGTGCTTTGATCTATGTCGAAGGTCGATTGCAAACCCAGTCATGGGAAGATAAAGAAGAAAATCGTCATTTCAGAACGGAGATCATTGCAGACAAGGTGACCATGCTTGGCAGTTCAAAAAAGGGGAATGGTAAAAAGGAACCCGTAGCAGTCGCCGAGGGTGAAGAAGAAGTCCCTTTTTGA
- a CDS encoding FAD-dependent oxidoreductase, which produces MHLRNKYIMAPIKLGYCTGDGMVNGKHLRFYKERNADIGAVTIEPLYMDPGLRELPTQLGIDNDDKIHGLKQIVQSIQDGGAQAIAHLSHPGRMANPKIPGNYFMSATDKPCENGGAQPVPMDADQMASSIELFVRSAIRAEKSGFDMIELQMGHGYLLAQFLAPDVNDRDDEFGGSLENRMRYPLAVFDAIHSAIRIPIIVRLSGSEMTPRGIQLEETLILSHELEAHGATALHVSAGSVCSTPPWFFQHMFIPKGKTWEMAAAVQSRVGIPVIFVGQINSPQDVSEIEDKYDAKFIAIGRALIADPHFTSKLAGSHPGQIRPCLACSEGCLGGVRAGLGLHCLVNPSVGEPPILTFKPDQKKRFAVVGAGLAGMEVAIDLHDRGYLVELYEKDRLGGQFNLASLPPGKTSLARLVEYFQQEIALRKITIHHLTATPKHLLKQNYDEVVIATGSIPITPPVEGLKEYYWTEFLEDEHLPNGEKILIIGGGLIGLEVASKLVEKQNEVIIVDLLPEVAQDMEPIERTLTLKKLKANKVKFLLETSVSLIEDDVIHLTGVNTQKLVNIDKIVLTTGMRSENSLCSQLKSHLPCHLIGDARRVGKAQDAIRDAYESVQRL; this is translated from the coding sequence ATGCATCTTCGTAATAAATACATAATGGCTCCCATTAAGCTGGGTTATTGTACAGGTGACGGGATGGTTAATGGTAAACATCTTCGCTTTTACAAAGAACGCAATGCCGACATTGGTGCTGTTACCATTGAACCGCTGTATATGGATCCGGGTTTGCGTGAACTTCCGACTCAACTCGGCATTGATAACGATGACAAAATTCATGGTCTCAAACAAATAGTACAGAGTATTCAAGATGGTGGAGCACAGGCAATAGCTCACTTAAGTCATCCTGGCAGAATGGCAAATCCAAAAATTCCAGGTAATTATTTCATGTCGGCAACAGATAAGCCGTGTGAAAATGGAGGCGCTCAACCTGTTCCAATGGATGCGGACCAGATGGCTTCTTCGATCGAGCTGTTTGTTCGCTCAGCCATTCGAGCGGAAAAGTCTGGCTTTGACATGATCGAGCTCCAGATGGGTCACGGATATTTGCTCGCTCAGTTTCTTGCACCTGATGTGAATGACCGTGACGATGAATTTGGTGGCTCACTGGAAAACCGAATGCGTTATCCACTGGCTGTTTTTGATGCCATCCACTCAGCCATCAGAATACCAATTATTGTTCGCTTAAGTGGTTCTGAAATGACACCTCGTGGCATCCAGCTAGAGGAAACACTTATCCTGAGCCACGAGTTGGAAGCGCACGGAGCCACGGCCCTACACGTTTCGGCTGGCTCGGTTTGTTCCACTCCTCCCTGGTTTTTCCAACACATGTTCATACCCAAAGGCAAAACCTGGGAAATGGCGGCGGCTGTTCAATCACGCGTTGGTATCCCGGTTATCTTTGTGGGTCAGATCAATTCACCTCAGGATGTTTCTGAAATAGAAGATAAGTACGATGCCAAATTTATTGCGATTGGGCGAGCCCTCATTGCTGACCCTCATTTTACCAGTAAGCTCGCAGGATCACATCCCGGTCAAATTCGACCCTGTCTGGCTTGCTCTGAGGGCTGCCTGGGCGGTGTAAGAGCTGGCCTGGGATTGCACTGCCTGGTGAATCCATCAGTAGGGGAACCACCCATTCTCACCTTTAAACCTGATCAGAAAAAACGTTTTGCTGTCGTCGGGGCTGGTTTGGCTGGTATGGAAGTAGCCATTGATCTCCATGATCGAGGATATTTGGTTGAACTTTATGAAAAAGATCGGCTGGGTGGGCAATTTAACCTGGCTAGCCTGCCTCCTGGGAAAACATCCTTAGCTCGATTGGTTGAATATTTCCAGCAGGAGATCGCTCTGCGTAAAATTACGATCCACCACTTAACTGCAACCCCAAAACATCTTCTCAAACAAAACTATGATGAAGTGGTTATCGCAACCGGTTCTATTCCCATAACACCGCCTGTTGAAGGGTTGAAAGAATATTACTGGACCGAATTTCTCGAGGATGAGCACCTGCCCAATGGTGAAAAGATCCTGATCATTGGGGGCGGGTTGATCGGTCTGGAGGTAGCGAGCAAACTGGTAGAGAAGCAAAATGAAGTGATCATTGTCGATCTATTACCAGAAGTAGCACAAGATATGGAGCCCATTGAGCGCACCCTAACCTTGAAAAAGCTAAAGGCCAATAAGGTGAAATTCCTGCTCGAAACCAGTGTCAGCCTCATTGAGGATGACGTGATTCACCTGACCGGAGTCAACACCCAAAAACTTGTGAATATTGACAAGATTGTTTTGACCACTGGTATGCGAAGTGAAAACAGTCTTTGCTCTCAGCTCAAGTCCCATCTTCCTTGCCATTTGATCGGTGATGCCCGTAGAGTGGGTAAAGCCCAGGATGCTATTCGAGATGCCTATGAGTCTGTCCAACGATTATAG